A genomic segment from Spongiibacter sp. IMCC21906 encodes:
- the gatA gene encoding Asp-tRNA(Asn)/Glu-tRNA(Gln) amidotransferase subunit GatA has protein sequence MPTHTVSDILAGLEDKRFSSEEITQQYLDEIAQHDKRINSYITVTADSALAQARAADKARSQGKAGLLSGVPIAHKDIFCTQGVRTSCASKMLDNFISPYNATVVDKMAAEGAVMLGKTNLDEFAMGSSNETSYYGPVRNPWQEDCVPGGSSGGSAAAIAAGLAAAATGTDTGGSIRQPAALCGLTGLKPTYGRVSRYGMIAFASSLDQAGPMARSAEDCALLLQAMAGFDERDSTSMDLPLSDYRGSLNKDLSGLKIGVPKEYFSTGLAPDIQAGVEAALKEYEAMGATLKEISLPHTQLAVPCYYVIAPAEASSNLSRFDGVRYGYRCDDPKDLKDLYTRSRAEGFGEEVKRRILVGTYALSAGFYDAYYRQAQKIRRLIKQDFIDAFKEVDIIAGPTTPNPAFALGEKTSDPLSMYLEDIYTIAVNLAGLPAISLPAGFTNGKPIGLQLIGNDFDEATLLAAAHQYQQRSDWHRRSPGQEGA, from the coding sequence ATGCCCACTCATACAGTAAGCGACATCCTCGCCGGACTGGAAGACAAGCGTTTTTCTAGCGAAGAGATCACCCAGCAATACCTGGACGAAATCGCTCAGCACGACAAGCGTATCAACAGCTACATCACCGTCACTGCCGACTCGGCACTGGCGCAAGCCAGAGCAGCCGATAAGGCTCGCAGTCAAGGCAAAGCCGGTCTGCTCAGCGGCGTTCCCATTGCCCACAAAGACATTTTTTGCACCCAAGGCGTTCGCACCAGTTGCGCCTCTAAAATGCTGGATAACTTTATTTCACCTTACAACGCCACCGTCGTCGACAAGATGGCAGCTGAAGGCGCAGTAATGCTGGGCAAAACCAATTTGGACGAGTTCGCCATGGGCTCATCCAATGAAACCAGTTATTACGGCCCAGTGCGCAACCCCTGGCAAGAAGACTGTGTGCCCGGTGGCTCATCCGGTGGTTCAGCGGCAGCTATTGCCGCCGGTCTGGCTGCCGCGGCAACCGGCACCGACACCGGCGGATCCATCCGCCAGCCTGCCGCGCTTTGCGGTTTAACCGGCTTAAAACCCACCTACGGCAGAGTCTCCCGCTACGGCATGATCGCCTTTGCCTCCAGCCTAGACCAAGCAGGCCCCATGGCCCGCAGTGCCGAAGATTGTGCCCTGTTACTGCAAGCCATGGCCGGATTTGATGAACGCGATAGCACTAGCATGGATTTGCCGTTGTCAGACTACCGGGGCAGCTTAAACAAAGACCTCAGCGGTCTAAAAATAGGGGTGCCAAAAGAGTATTTCAGCACGGGACTCGCGCCAGATATTCAAGCGGGGGTAGAAGCAGCCTTAAAAGAATACGAGGCCATGGGCGCAACCCTAAAAGAAATTAGTCTCCCCCATACTCAGCTAGCGGTTCCTTGTTACTACGTTATCGCCCCGGCGGAAGCCTCCAGCAACCTGTCCCGCTTTGACGGCGTACGTTACGGCTACCGCTGCGACGACCCCAAAGACTTAAAAGACCTCTACACCCGCAGCCGGGCAGAAGGTTTTGGCGAAGAAGTAAAACGCCGCATTTTGGTTGGCACTTACGCCCTGTCTGCCGGTTTTTACGACGCCTACTACCGCCAAGCCCAAAAAATTCGTCGTCTCATCAAACAAGATTTTATCGATGCATTTAAAGAGGTAGACATTATCGCTGGCCCCACGACTCCCAACCCGGCCTTTGCCTTGGGTGAAAAAACCAGCGACCCCTTGTCGATGTATCTAGAAGATATTTACACCATCGCCGTCAACCTGGCAGGCCTGCCCGCCATTTCATTGCCCGCAGGTTTTACCAATGGCAAACCCATTGGCCTGCAACTTATTGGCAACGATTTTGACGAGGCCACCCTGCTGGCCGCCGCCCATCAATACCAGCAACGCAGCGACTGGCATCGTCGCAGCCCCGGCCAGGAGGGAGCGTAA
- the gatC gene encoding Asp-tRNA(Asn)/Glu-tRNA(Gln) amidotransferase subunit GatC, producing the protein MSIEQSEIAKLALLARIDISETESVELSQRIGDILSMVDAMQAVDTDNIAPMANPHDAHQRLRADAVTETDQRELFQSIAPQTEDGLYLVPQVIE; encoded by the coding sequence ATGAGTATTGAGCAATCCGAAATCGCCAAGCTGGCCCTGTTGGCTCGCATTGATATTTCCGAAACCGAAAGTGTCGAGTTAAGCCAGCGTATTGGTGACATTTTAAGCATGGTGGACGCCATGCAAGCGGTGGATACCGATAATATTGCGCCGATGGCCAATCCCCACGATGCACATCAGCGCTTGCGCGCCGACGCGGTGACAGAAACAGATCAGCGGGAGCTATTCCAAAGCATTGCACCCCAAACCGAAGACGGTTTGTATCTGGTGCCACAGGTCATTGAATAA
- a CDS encoding rod shape-determining protein, with translation MLKRIRGMFSNDLSIDLGTANTLIYVRGQGIVLDEPSVVAIRVHNGQKTIEAVGIEAKRMLGRTPGNITAIRPLKDGVIADFQVTEKMLQHFIKLVHQNSFIRPSPRVLVSVPCKSTQVERRAIRESVLSAGAREVRLIEEPMAAAIGAGLRVEEASGSMVVDIGGGTTEIAIISLNGVVYSDSVRVGGDRFDEAIVTHVRRTYGSLIGDATAERIKQEIGCAYPGSELLEIDVRGRNLAEGIPRRFTLNSDEILEALQEPLQVIIQGVKRALEQSPPELAADIAETGIVLTGGGALLRGIDQLLADESALPVIIAEDPLSCVARGGGKALEMIDRHHLDILSAE, from the coding sequence ATGTTGAAACGTATTCGGGGCATGTTCTCCAATGATCTTTCTATCGATCTGGGAACGGCAAACACTCTTATTTATGTTCGTGGCCAAGGCATTGTTTTGGATGAACCGTCCGTGGTGGCAATTCGCGTTCATAATGGTCAAAAAACCATTGAAGCGGTAGGTATTGAAGCCAAGCGTATGCTGGGTAGAACTCCGGGCAACATTACCGCGATTCGTCCTTTAAAAGACGGTGTTATCGCCGACTTTCAAGTGACCGAAAAAATGCTTCAGCATTTTATCAAGCTGGTTCATCAAAATAGTTTTATTCGCCCCAGTCCTCGGGTATTGGTGAGCGTACCTTGTAAAAGTACTCAAGTAGAACGCCGGGCCATTCGTGAGTCTGTGCTGAGTGCCGGCGCGCGGGAAGTACGTCTTATTGAAGAGCCGATGGCGGCTGCAATTGGTGCGGGTTTACGGGTAGAAGAAGCCTCGGGTTCTATGGTGGTGGATATTGGTGGTGGCACCACTGAAATCGCGATTATCTCGTTGAATGGCGTGGTTTATTCGGATTCTGTTCGTGTGGGCGGTGACCGCTTTGATGAAGCCATTGTCACCCATGTTCGTCGCACTTATGGCAGCTTGATTGGCGACGCGACAGCGGAGCGCATCAAGCAGGAAATCGGTTGTGCCTACCCCGGCTCTGAATTGCTCGAAATTGATGTTCGTGGCCGTAATCTTGCCGAGGGGATTCCCCGTCGCTTTACCTTAAACAGCGATGAAATCCTGGAGGCGCTGCAAGAGCCACTTCAGGTTATTATTCAGGGTGTAAAACGGGCGCTGGAGCAATCTCCCCCAGAGCTGGCCGCAGATATTGCCGAGACCGGTATTGTGTTGACCGGTGGTGGCGCCTTGTTGCGAGGCATTGATCAGTTACTGGCCGACGAAAGTGCCTTACCCGTGATTATCGCCGAGGATCCATTGTCTTGCGTGGCCCGGGGCGGTGGTAAGGCATTAGAAATGATAGATCGCCATCATCTCGATATACTGTCAGCCGAATAG
- the mreC gene encoding rod shape-determining protein MreC yields MGSRLLIFGGLALVLILLGHKLEFTQQLRGQLSVISTPFYWLVDVPSRLSEQFTGMLSSRSELQAENERLQSEAMILNAKLQKYVELRAENVRLRELMNSAERLSDTVVVAEVIAVATDPNRHKLVVDKGSRNGAFVGQPVIDANGLVGQITEVGAMHSRVLLVTDSAHALPVRVSRNGLRAIAEGTGLINELTLTHVAATTDIQVGDLLVSSGLGGRFPAGYPVGEVTSVLVDPGKPFAEVKAKPLAELDRSRNVLLVFSERQTIEGE; encoded by the coding sequence GTGGGATCGCGGTTATTGATTTTCGGTGGTTTGGCACTGGTTTTAATCCTGCTTGGCCATAAACTGGAGTTTACCCAGCAGCTGCGCGGGCAGCTCTCGGTGATCTCTACACCCTTCTATTGGCTGGTGGATGTGCCCAGCCGTCTCAGCGAACAATTTACCGGCATGCTCAGCAGTCGTAGTGAGCTGCAGGCTGAAAACGAGCGGCTTCAATCTGAGGCCATGATTCTTAACGCCAAATTGCAAAAATATGTCGAGCTTCGGGCGGAGAATGTGCGCCTACGGGAGTTGATGAACTCTGCCGAACGGCTTAGCGATACGGTGGTGGTGGCAGAAGTGATTGCCGTGGCCACCGACCCCAATCGCCATAAGTTGGTTGTTGATAAGGGCAGCCGCAATGGCGCTTTTGTCGGTCAGCCAGTGATTGATGCCAACGGTTTAGTGGGGCAGATCACCGAAGTGGGTGCCATGCACAGTCGCGTGTTGCTAGTGACCGATAGCGCCCATGCCCTGCCGGTGAGGGTAAGCCGAAATGGTCTTCGGGCGATTGCAGAAGGCACCGGGCTCATCAATGAGTTAACCCTTACCCATGTTGCTGCCACTACGGATATTCAAGTCGGCGATTTGCTTGTGAGTTCAGGCTTGGGTGGCCGCTTTCCTGCAGGTTATCCGGTGGGTGAGGTGACCTCTGTCTTGGTGGATCCGGGCAAGCCGTTTGCGGAAGTGAAAGCCAAGCCGCTGGCCGAGTTGGACCGTAGCCGCAACGTGCTACTGGTGTTTAGCGAACGCCAGACAATTGAAGGCGAATAG
- the mreD gene encoding rod shape-determining protein MreD translates to MDPHGQGSWFIALTLLLALLLSIVPIDGVLAWARPHYLMVVLAYWVLVLPERIGVIVAFLCGFLLDILLGDVLGENAFSLAVIAYILQVSYQRLRMFSIVKQAGLIAMLSGFHVLVGQWAQGLNGGTQFHWLAFLPVFSTAFLWLFSKPLMAWFQRALGVN, encoded by the coding sequence GTGGATCCCCATGGCCAAGGTAGCTGGTTTATTGCGCTGACGTTGTTGCTGGCGTTGCTACTGAGTATTGTACCCATTGACGGTGTGTTGGCGTGGGCGCGGCCTCATTATTTAATGGTGGTGCTGGCGTATTGGGTGCTGGTTTTGCCCGAACGCATCGGTGTTATCGTCGCCTTTCTGTGCGGATTTCTGCTGGATATTTTGCTGGGTGATGTGCTCGGTGAAAATGCCTTCTCTCTCGCTGTTATCGCTTATATTTTGCAGGTTTCGTATCAGCGCCTACGGATGTTTAGTATTGTTAAACAAGCGGGTTTAATTGCGATGCTTAGCGGTTTTCATGTTTTGGTGGGCCAGTGGGCGCAAGGACTCAATGGGGGAACGCAGTTTCATTGGTTGGCGTTTTTACCGGTGTTTTCCACGGCGTTTTTATGGCTTTTTTCTAAGCCGCTTATGGCTTGGTTTCAGCGTGCGTTGGGGGTGAATTAA
- a CDS encoding nucleoside triphosphate pyrophosphatase: MPKTQSCLVLASQSPRRRELLEQIGFKPLIRPSDIDETPLATETASDYVERMAREKALACSIMAESEVILAADTVVVLDGEILGKPLNRADAAAMLERLSHRSHQVMTAVALRRGNELKERRVVSDVTFAELDAAQIHQYLLSGEADDKAGSYGIQGRAAKFVTHVSGSYSSVVGLPLYEVAVLLRDWGVVESDVVEK, from the coding sequence ATGCCAAAGACGCAGTCGTGCTTGGTGTTGGCGTCCCAGTCGCCCCGGCGCCGGGAATTGCTAGAGCAAATTGGTTTTAAGCCGCTGATTCGTCCCAGTGATATTGACGAAACACCGCTGGCAACAGAAACCGCCAGTGATTATGTGGAGCGAATGGCCAGAGAAAAAGCCTTGGCTTGCAGCATAATGGCTGAATCGGAAGTGATTTTAGCGGCTGATACTGTCGTGGTCCTCGATGGTGAGATTTTGGGTAAACCCTTAAACCGAGCCGATGCGGCCGCCATGTTGGAACGACTGAGTCACCGTAGCCATCAGGTGATGACGGCAGTGGCACTGCGGCGAGGTAATGAATTGAAAGAGCGGCGGGTCGTTAGTGACGTTACCTTTGCCGAGCTGGATGCGGCACAAATTCATCAATATTTGTTGAGTGGCGAGGCTGATGACAAGGCCGGCAGCTACGGTATACAAGGTCGAGCGGCAAAGTTTGTCACTCATGTTTCGGGTAGTTACTCTTCGGTAGTCGGTCTGCCTCTTTACGAGGTGGCGGTGTTACTTCGCGATTGGGGTGTGGTAGAAAGCGACGTGGTGGAAAAATAA
- the rng gene encoding ribonuclease G — MSEEILINVTPVETRVATVENGVLQEVYIERSRSKGIVGNIYQGKVVRVLPGMQAAFVDIGLERTAFIHASDIAALDTDTSEHADIRSKIREGQQLTVQVSKDPMGTKGARLTTRLSVSSRFLVFMPGAAHIGVSHRIDDETERQRLRTLVESVATGDEADGPIKDGYIVRTVAEGMGDDEVRADVAFLHRLWAAVERRMKRDTAPSIIYEDLPLFMRTMRDLVRPGLEKIRIDSRESFQRVSQFAQDYLPEISAGLEYYPGERPIFDLYSVEDEIQKALGRKVELKSGGYLIIDQTEAMTTIDINTGAFVGHRNLEETIFKTNLEAAASLARQLRLRNLGGIIIIDFIDMKDAEHRRQVLRALEKAMEKDYAKTSITGVSELGLVEMTRKRTRESLEHILCETCRYCHGRGSLKSPETVCYEVFREILREARAYESKRLLVLTSQEVVDRLLDEESANVADLEEFIGASIQFQVETMYTQEQFDVVLL; from the coding sequence ATGAGCGAAGAGATTCTGATCAATGTCACCCCGGTGGAAACTCGAGTGGCCACTGTCGAGAATGGTGTGCTGCAAGAAGTCTATATTGAGCGCAGCCGGTCTAAAGGTATTGTCGGCAATATCTATCAGGGCAAAGTAGTGCGGGTTTTACCCGGTATGCAGGCCGCCTTTGTCGATATTGGTTTGGAGCGTACGGCGTTTATTCACGCATCAGATATTGCGGCATTGGACACAGATACCAGCGAGCACGCTGATATCCGCAGTAAAATTCGTGAAGGCCAGCAGTTGACTGTGCAAGTGTCAAAAGACCCCATGGGCACCAAGGGTGCCCGTCTGACGACCCGGTTGTCTGTGTCTTCTCGGTTTTTGGTATTTATGCCTGGTGCGGCACATATTGGTGTTTCTCATCGAATTGATGATGAAACCGAGCGCCAACGTTTGCGGACGTTGGTGGAATCGGTGGCCACAGGTGATGAAGCTGATGGGCCTATCAAAGATGGTTATATTGTTCGTACTGTGGCGGAAGGCATGGGAGATGACGAAGTACGGGCGGATGTCGCCTTTCTTCATCGTCTTTGGGCGGCGGTTGAGCGCCGGATGAAGCGGGATACCGCGCCCAGTATCATCTACGAAGACCTGCCGCTGTTTATGCGAACAATGCGAGATTTGGTGCGACCGGGCTTAGAGAAAATTCGTATCGACTCTCGGGAAAGCTTTCAGCGGGTGAGCCAGTTTGCCCAGGATTATTTGCCAGAGATTAGTGCAGGGCTAGAATATTATCCCGGTGAGCGGCCTATTTTTGACCTCTATAGCGTCGAAGACGAGATTCAAAAAGCGTTGGGACGCAAGGTTGAGCTTAAGTCTGGTGGCTATCTGATTATTGATCAGACGGAAGCTATGACCACCATCGATATTAATACGGGGGCGTTTGTTGGTCACCGCAATCTAGAAGAAACCATCTTTAAAACCAATCTTGAGGCGGCGGCTTCTTTGGCCCGTCAGCTGCGGTTGCGCAATTTGGGCGGCATTATCATTATTGATTTTATCGATATGAAGGATGCGGAACATCGTCGTCAAGTGCTGCGGGCACTGGAAAAGGCGATGGAGAAAGATTACGCCAAGACCAGCATTACCGGCGTCTCTGAGTTGGGCTTGGTGGAAATGACGCGTAAGCGCACCCGTGAGAGCCTGGAACATATACTGTGTGAAACCTGTCGCTACTGCCATGGTCGTGGGTCGCTTAAATCCCCTGAAACTGTGTGTTATGAGGTGTTTCGAGAGATTTTACGAGAAGCGAGAGCCTACGAGAGCAAGCGTCTGTTAGTACTGACGTCTCAAGAGGTAGTCGATCGCTTGTTAGACGAAGAGTCGGCCAATGTTGCTGATCTGGAGGAGTTTATCGGCGCCAGTATTCAGTTTCAGGTTGAGACTATGTACACCCAGGAGCAATTCGATGTGGTTTTGCTCTAG
- a CDS encoding YhdP family protein has protein sequence MVQAFKAVYRLVWAIALIVLVLLALYASLGRQYIGLLADYRQQIIAEIETRAGVKLQLSSLSAEWSGLAPVIQVQNLQIGDQQAIKIGSASIEVNVLSSMLLQRPQFNQIRVSALRLDLYQREADGKWYVPGLESDESTSSPDWLLDTVLGIRNARLDTLTLALHYHSGIEKKLVLEGFSLEGDDGFRRIFARLNTEQQGTISLQSETYGDPRDKQGFHGAAYLQIDKSRLSALAPLFQEEASLIDSEVSGNLWLNWRRDQRVNLVAELRSPELAVGALWNAPDYRLQNVNMRFTGNHADDSWHLSFADFDAQWQDQQLNLDGISLHQSASDQWRLSLPSLAMDAWVSLLSETKAFPGQSVLTDLSPQGALRHLRVTWQRPQSAEQQVAFKLRAELDKVAVSSWRGAPGAEGVSGYIEVTPNEGRVVLKSAQARLLFPKLYENVFALQDVQGELSWILDEHRLYLRSGLIQAENEGQPLKASLALDLPLTKEADEEKSPAMTLAIAAKEADVLRHARYTPSVLNANLLQWLDASLLGGRVSEAAFLYHGSLKKEEDDKRSIQLALALSEGELKFLSDWPSVTVKDAVLILDNHHFKATAAHAQMLDVDIPDVAVEIVENSLSKPVLHIAAKTEVAFAEGKRLLLKTPIQQRMGHFMDDWHGEGKADVDFTLRQQLSDGQQPEIDVRVDIGLEHLALREQNLRLGDVRGELSFDTRRGLFSDNLQANLFGKAFTVGVSQQGTTVQVDGHGRVAAVDLRRWLNLSVLDVLQGETAVDMRIVAGGDTAADSTGGEVSSLVFHSNMKGLSLLLPQPLFKPEEQLRELSVAMPLQANSAENNITITLQNSAQLALTLRDGKLLGGHVELGSNALAEAQRGRFLVAGQLDFAALSQWQMAMERYLSNDGEALNNNAKASGFDLPVRLERLQLQELEAFGRVFHYVSVSADIVNKRSDIEIVSDELAGNITIPADTARAPMVLALDKLVLPSLTGSGGGSGGGLAEQDPRTFPSISLDVAELVVAGEHWGSLGFDLHSDSRGAHFQNLRGRLRGVGLGGDDDTANRFDWLRSAGGDSSQLQGVFSIRNFASVLSQWGFPKVMEAERARVDIGLAWPGAPDTWQLASSEGDVAFDFDDGRFLRASDTASGALRILSIFNMANIVRRLKFDFRDVFSSGIAFDSMRGQLLIADQHLNLQTPLVIKGPSSAFQMTGSVDMENEVPDLRLVATLPIGSNLPWLAALVGGLPAAAGVYVVSKVFEEEVDSFSSAVYDISGTLQKPELTFKQIFDVEDVVRDETLRHKREVTR, from the coding sequence ATGGTGCAGGCATTTAAAGCCGTTTACCGCTTGGTGTGGGCTATAGCCCTAATCGTGCTGGTACTGCTGGCTCTTTATGCCAGTTTGGGCCGGCAATACATCGGCTTGTTGGCAGACTACCGGCAGCAAATAATTGCTGAAATAGAGACCCGTGCCGGGGTGAAATTACAACTATCTTCGCTCTCTGCGGAATGGTCGGGTTTAGCGCCGGTTATTCAAGTTCAAAATCTGCAAATCGGCGATCAGCAAGCTATTAAAATTGGCTCAGCAAGTATTGAGGTCAATGTCCTTAGCTCCATGCTGTTGCAGCGTCCTCAGTTCAACCAAATTCGAGTGTCAGCCTTGCGACTGGATCTGTATCAGCGCGAGGCAGATGGTAAGTGGTATGTGCCTGGCCTTGAGTCTGACGAATCTACCAGCTCACCTGATTGGCTACTCGACACCGTGTTGGGGATTCGTAATGCGCGTTTGGATACATTAACCCTAGCCTTGCATTACCACAGTGGCATTGAGAAAAAACTGGTGCTGGAGGGGTTCTCCCTTGAAGGTGATGACGGTTTTCGACGTATTTTTGCCCGTCTGAATACTGAACAGCAAGGCACTATCTCACTGCAGTCTGAAACCTATGGTGATCCCCGCGATAAGCAGGGGTTTCATGGCGCAGCGTATCTGCAAATTGATAAAAGTCGCCTTTCCGCGCTAGCGCCATTGTTTCAAGAGGAGGCCTCGCTGATCGATAGTGAGGTCAGCGGCAATCTGTGGCTCAACTGGCGGCGTGACCAACGGGTGAATCTTGTGGCGGAGTTGCGTTCACCTGAGCTGGCGGTGGGGGCCTTGTGGAATGCACCGGATTATCGTCTTCAGAATGTGAATATGCGCTTCACGGGTAATCATGCCGATGATAGCTGGCATCTCAGCTTTGCCGACTTTGATGCCCAGTGGCAGGACCAGCAACTAAATCTGGATGGTATCTCTCTGCATCAATCTGCCTCGGATCAATGGCGATTGTCATTGCCCTCGTTGGCGATGGACGCTTGGGTATCGTTGTTATCTGAGACAAAAGCTTTTCCTGGGCAGTCGGTGTTAACGGATTTATCGCCTCAGGGGGCGTTACGTCACCTCAGAGTAACGTGGCAGCGACCACAATCAGCTGAGCAACAAGTGGCGTTTAAGTTGCGAGCAGAATTGGACAAGGTGGCCGTCTCATCTTGGCGTGGCGCTCCCGGTGCTGAGGGCGTATCGGGGTATATTGAAGTGACGCCGAATGAAGGCCGAGTTGTTTTGAAGTCAGCCCAGGCGCGGTTGTTGTTTCCCAAACTATACGAAAATGTCTTTGCTCTACAGGATGTACAGGGCGAGTTGTCATGGATTTTGGATGAGCACCGTTTATATCTGCGTTCGGGGTTAATCCAAGCCGAAAACGAGGGGCAGCCGTTGAAGGCCTCTTTGGCATTAGACCTGCCGTTAACAAAGGAGGCTGATGAGGAAAAGAGTCCGGCAATGACCTTGGCTATTGCTGCTAAAGAGGCTGATGTGCTGCGGCATGCGCGCTATACCCCAAGCGTTTTGAATGCCAATTTATTACAGTGGCTGGATGCCAGCTTGCTGGGTGGCCGGGTGAGCGAGGCTGCATTTCTCTATCACGGCTCGCTTAAAAAGGAGGAAGACGACAAGCGTTCTATCCAGCTAGCGCTAGCGCTGAGTGAGGGTGAGCTTAAGTTTCTCTCTGATTGGCCTAGCGTAACGGTGAAGGATGCGGTCTTGATATTGGACAATCATCACTTTAAAGCTACAGCCGCACATGCCCAGATGCTGGATGTGGATATTCCCGACGTAGCGGTAGAAATTGTTGAAAACTCGTTAAGTAAACCGGTGCTGCATATTGCCGCAAAAACCGAAGTGGCCTTTGCCGAAGGTAAGCGTCTGCTGTTGAAGACTCCGATTCAGCAGCGTATGGGTCATTTTATGGATGACTGGCATGGAGAGGGCAAGGCCGATGTGGATTTTACGCTGCGTCAGCAATTGTCTGATGGCCAGCAACCTGAGATTGATGTTCGAGTCGATATTGGCTTGGAGCATTTGGCATTGCGTGAGCAAAATTTACGTCTTGGCGATGTTCGTGGTGAGCTTAGCTTCGATACTCGCCGAGGTTTATTTAGCGATAACTTACAGGCCAACTTATTCGGCAAAGCATTTACCGTGGGAGTCAGTCAGCAGGGGACTACAGTCCAGGTTGATGGCCATGGTCGGGTGGCAGCGGTCGATTTGCGACGCTGGTTGAACTTGTCGGTATTGGACGTACTTCAGGGTGAAACCGCGGTTGATATGCGCATTGTGGCAGGTGGCGATACGGCTGCGGATAGCACGGGCGGAGAGGTGTCGAGCCTTGTTTTTCACTCGAATATGAAAGGCCTGTCACTGTTATTACCCCAGCCTTTGTTTAAACCTGAGGAACAGCTTCGTGAACTAAGTGTTGCAATGCCCCTGCAGGCGAACTCAGCGGAAAACAACATCACCATCACGTTGCAGAACTCGGCGCAGTTGGCCTTAACGCTAAGGGACGGAAAGCTGCTGGGTGGCCATGTTGAGCTGGGGAGCAATGCACTGGCGGAGGCCCAGCGGGGACGGTTTTTGGTAGCGGGTCAGTTGGATTTTGCGGCGCTATCTCAGTGGCAAATGGCCATGGAGCGCTATTTATCCAACGACGGTGAAGCATTAAATAATAATGCAAAAGCATCCGGGTTTGATTTGCCGGTACGTTTAGAGCGACTTCAATTGCAAGAGTTAGAGGCTTTTGGGCGTGTCTTTCACTATGTCAGTGTGAGTGCCGATATCGTTAATAAGCGTAGTGATATTGAGATTGTCAGTGATGAGTTGGCTGGAAATATTACGATACCGGCTGATACCGCCCGCGCGCCAATGGTATTAGCGTTGGATAAATTGGTATTGCCGTCATTAACCGGCTCGGGCGGCGGTTCTGGCGGCGGTCTTGCTGAACAGGATCCGCGGACATTTCCGTCAATAAGCTTAGATGTGGCTGAACTGGTGGTTGCAGGGGAGCATTGGGGTAGTCTTGGCTTTGATTTACACAGTGATAGCCGGGGGGCGCACTTCCAAAATCTTCGTGGCCGATTGCGGGGTGTTGGTCTTGGGGGTGACGACGATACCGCTAACCGTTTTGATTGGCTTCGTTCGGCAGGCGGTGATTCGTCCCAGTTACAAGGTGTTTTTTCGATAAGGAATTTCGCCTCGGTACTGTCGCAATGGGGATTTCCTAAAGTTATGGAGGCAGAGCGTGCCAGAGTGGATATTGGCCTAGCCTGGCCGGGCGCGCCGGATACTTGGCAGCTGGCGTCAAGTGAAGGCGATGTCGCCTTTGATTTTGATGATGGACGTTTTTTGCGGGCCTCGGATACTGCCAGCGGAGCATTGCGGATATTGAGTATTTTCAATATGGCCAATATTGTCCGCCGGTTGAAGTTTGATTTTCGAGACGTGTTTAGCAGCGGCATTGCTTTTGACAGCATGAGGGGGCAATTATTGATTGCAGATCAGCATCTGAACCTGCAAACCCCGCTTGTGATCAAGGGGCCATCAAGCGCCTTTCAGATGACTGGTTCGGTCGACATGGAAAACGAAGTGCCTGATTTAAGGTTGGTGGCGACTCTGCCAATTGGCAGTAATTTGCCCTGGCTGGCGGCATTAGTGGGAGGCTTGCCCGCAGCGGCGGGAGTCTATGTGGTGAGTAAAGTCTTTGAGGAAGAGGTCGATAGCTTCTCCAGCGCGGTCTACGACATCTCGGGCACATTGCAGAAACCCGAGCTGACCTTTAAGCAGATTTTTGATGTGGAAGACGTGGTACGGGATGAGACCTTGCGCCATAAGCGGGAGGTTACCCGGTAG
- the yjgA gene encoding ribosome biogenesis factor YjgA — MTDEFAPEKPSKTVIKKEMLELQELGKELIDLSDAEFVKIPIQDEALLEALATAKRIKSREGLRRQMQYIGKLMRLIDASPIREALAQRERGHQELARQFHLLEELRDRLVDKGVQAVEEVMERHPQADRQHLRQLILRANKESSLNKPPAAKRKLFKYLRSLQEEQSQH, encoded by the coding sequence GTGACCGACGAATTCGCCCCCGAAAAGCCCAGTAAAACCGTCATCAAAAAAGAAATGCTTGAGCTGCAAGAATTAGGCAAAGAGCTGATTGATCTGAGTGACGCTGAGTTTGTAAAAATTCCTATACAAGATGAAGCCCTGCTAGAAGCCCTTGCCACCGCTAAACGCATCAAAAGCCGCGAAGGCCTGCGCCGACAAATGCAATACATCGGTAAATTAATGCGATTGATTGATGCCAGCCCAATTCGCGAGGCACTGGCCCAGCGAGAAAGAGGCCACCAGGAACTGGCGCGGCAATTTCACTTACTAGAAGAGCTGCGGGATCGCTTGGTAGATAAGGGCGTACAGGCCGTTGAAGAAGTCATGGAGCGTCATCCCCAAGCTGACCGCCAACATCTTCGTCAACTAATTCTTAGAGCCAACAAAGAAAGCAGCCTCAATAAGCCCCCGGCAGCCAAACGCAAACTCTTTAAATATCTTCGTAGCCTGCAAGAAGAGCAATCTCAACACTAG